AATATTAATGATTATTATCAGGGTGTCATAATATATTGCTTTCATATACTCTTTTTATTAAAATTAAATATTGAAATCTTTTGTTTTTCAATCTATAATTCCTAAATTGATTAAAATTGGCAATTTTCTTTCTTTTTGCATATAAAAGGAAAAAGTAAAAAAATATTATGGAAATTAAAAATAAAATAAATAAAAAACAGAATGGAAATTTAAATAAAGTTCTTTATAATATATCCAAGGCTGCTAATTCTGCTATAACCTTGCAGGAAATCTACAATATTATTTATAAAGAGTTGAATACTGTTATTGACGCAAACAATTTGCATATAGCTTTGCTTGATAAAGACAAAGTTTTTTTTGCCTATTTTATCGATGAGAAAGACACCCTTGATGAGCAAATTGACCAATTTGATGTTTCCGGCACACTGGCAAATTATAATATTAAATATGGAAAATCTCTTTTAGTTGATTATCAACAAATTGTTAAATTTTCTGATGAAGGTTTAATAAAAATCTCCAATATCGGAACCCTTACCAGAGAAACATCCTGGCTTGGGGTTCCACTAAAAATTGAAGATGATATAATTGGCTCAATGGCAGTGGTAAACTATAATATTCCGGGTGTCTATTCTAAAAAAGATATTCGCTTAATGGAATTCGTTTCAGAGCAAGTTGCAACAGCTATTGAAAGAAAAAGAAATGAGGAATCTTTACGACAGAGTCGCCTTGAATTTTCTCATCTGTTCCAGTATAGTCCCGAAGCACTGGTATATGTTGACCAGAGTGGTTATATCCTGGATATTAATTTTCGATTTTCAGAACTCTTTGGCTTTACCAAAGAGGAACTCCTGGGGAAAAATATTGATCAGGGATTCATCCATCCTGCAGAAATGCAGGAACATGCAAAAAAAATGACAAAAATGGCTGCCAATAAACCTATTAAATTTGAATCAATTCGAAAAAAGAAAGATGGCAGTTTATTCCCGGCTTTGATTTCAGCCTCCCCTTTATGGTTTGATGAGAATACACGCAGAATAGTTTGTCTTTACCAGGATATAAGTAATCAGAAAAAGATTGAAGAAACAATACGCAATAATGAAGAAAAATTCGCCAGTCTTTTTAGAAGTAACCCTTTGGCAGCTGTTTATCATGATACCAAGGGTATTATATTAGACATTAATCCAAAATTTACAGAATTATTTGGTTATACCTTAAACGAGATTGAGGGTAAGAATATTGATGATATTAATTTCTATCCACATAATAAAATAGATGAAGGAAGCAGTTTAACAAAAAAAGCTCAATACTCAGGACTTATAAAATACGAAACCAACCGAAGAAAAAAAGATGGAACTATCATACCAGTTCATATCTCAACTTCCCAGGTGAAAATTAATGATGAATTACAGGGAATCATTGCCCTATATCAGGACATAACAGAACAAAAGCAAAACGAAAAGTTAAATCAAGTCCTTTATCATATTTCGCGGGCAGCGAATTCTCAAATTGGATTAACGGAACTCTACTCTATAATACATCGCGAATTAAACCATGTAATTGATGCAAAAAACTTTTATATTGCCTTGCTTGATACAAAATCTGAGCAACTGAATTTTGTCTATGCCTTTGACGAAAAAGAAACAAACTTTTCTTCAGAATATTTAACGTACAAAAACACCTTGACTGGCTACCTGCTTAAAAAAGGTACTTCTCTGATACTGAATTACCATGATATTTGTGATTTAATTTACAAAGGAGATGTAAAAAATCCTGGAGAGATGACTGAAGATATTTGCTGGCTAAGCGTCCCTCTAAAAATTAAAGATAAAATAATAGGATCAATGACAGTCCAAAATTATTATAACCCTGAATCTTATAAAGAAAAAGACATAAAACTAATGGAAATTGTTTCTGATCAGGTTGCTACAGCCATTATTCGTAAACAAGATGAAGAAAAAATAGCTTATATAAGTTTTCATGATAGCCTTACCGGCTTATACAATAGAGCGTATTTCGAGGAAGAGTTAAAAAGAATGAATAACACCCGTTATTACCCCCTCAGTGTAATTATGATTGATGTAAACGGATTAAAAGTTGTAAATGACACATTTGGTCACCAACAAGGTGATCAATTACTGAAAAACCTGGCTTATTTAATGAAAGATTCTTCCCGCCAGGGAGATATTTTGTCAAGGTTGGGGGGAGATGAATTTGCTGTTATTCTTCCTAATACCACTACCTCTGACACAGAACTATTCTGTAAAAGACTCGTCAATAATTGCAAGAAAAATAATTTTAGTCCGGCACATCTTAATCCAAATATATCTGTAGGTTTTGCTATACAGGATGGAAGTTTGTTAGATTTAGAAGAATTAGTTATTAAAGCAGATAAAGATATGTATCAAAATAAATTATTTAATGCTAAAAGTCATGAAAAACATCTTTTAAAGTCTTTCATCAAAATACTTTCTGAAAGAGATCATCATGGAGATAAAGATTTTGTTAATAACACTGAAGTAGTAGCAACTCTGATAGGTAAGAAAATTGGATTAAACAATTATGACCTGAACAGACTTCGTTTACTGGCATTAATGCATGATATCGGAAAAATAGGAGTTTCAAAACAGATATTATCAAAAACAGAAAAACTTACTGGTGAAGAATGGCAAAAAATAAAGGGACATTGTCAAATTGGTTATCATATCACAAAAAGCATTCCTGAATTTTCCTCAATTTGTAAAGAAGTATTATACCACCATGAAAATTGGGATGGATCTGGATATCCAACGGGTTTAAAAGGTGAAAAAATTCCATTATTATCCAGAATTATATCAATAATTGACTCCTTTAATACTATGCAATCTAATAGACCCTACAAAAGAATAATGACTAAAGAAGAATCAATAGAAGAGATAAAAAAGAATTCCGGGAGTCAATTTGACCCTAACCTGGTATCCATCTTCCTGGATATACTAAAAGAAAATTCTGACTAATTTTTTAATTTTTTTCCAAAAAGCTTTCTTTTTTCTAAAAAAGCCCTGACTACCTCTTCTCCATCTTTAGTTGTACATAGGCTGGAAAAAAGTTCTCCTATATAATCAATAGCCTGATGGTAAGGCAGATCCTGCATCTGATATATTTCCCACTTGCCTGCCTGTAAGGATAGAGGGCTTTTTAAAGTATTTTTGTGATTTAGATAACCAAATGATATAATAACAAAACATCAAATTCAAATATATTTAGACTAAGAAATCATTCAAATATACAATCAGCTATTGATTTTTATTCATTATATTTAATTTATGGAGGAGTAAAAGAATTGGTTGAGAATAATGTGTTACAAAAATTTGTAGACTATGTTAAATTAACCTGGGATAGAAAACTGACCGAATCAACGGGTGGAAATATGAGTATTAGGATTGATGATAAAATACATATAACTCCTACCGGATTTATAAAACATTTTTTTTCTGTTGAAGATATTGTTATCACTGACATGAATGGAAAACAATTGGCAGGTAGATATAGAGCTTCTTCTGAAATCAAAATGCATTTAAAAATATATAAAAATAGAAGTGACATAGAAAGCATTTTTCATGCTCATCCAAGAAATGCTCTTATTTGTGCAATTAATAAAATTAAAATAAATACCCATATTTTACCTGAAGCTGCTTTTTTGCTAAATAAAATTGCATATCTACCCTATAGCCAACCGGGAACAGAAGAATTTGCACAAGGTTTTGTAAATGATGTTAAAGGGGGATGCAATACATTTGTCCTTGAAAATCATGGTGTAACAACTTGTGGTAAATCAATTGAGGCTGCATTTGCACGCCTTGAATCTTTAGAAACATGCGCTTATCTATCTGTAATGCAAGAATTAATTGACAAAAAGCCAAATGATATTCCTCTGGAATAAATTTAAAAAATTATATCCTGAATTCTATAATATTTTAAAAAAATAATACACAATATTATATCAATTATATTGATTTATTCTATGATGATTTTCCCTAATAACTGTTCATAAACACTTAGCGCAGTATTATCATGTAAAACAAACCTTATATGTTTAATATGTCGTAGCTTTGGAATCATTTTCTTTATTGTACGAAAGGAAATTTCTGTAGCATCTTTTAACGGGAAACCAAAGGCACCGGTAGATATTGCAGGAAAAGCTACCGATTCAATATGATGGTCTTCAGCTAACATTAAGGAATTCTTATAACAATCTGCTAATAAAACATCCTCAGGTTTGTCTATGCCATAAACAGGGCCCAGGCAATGAATCACAAAGCTATTAGGCAAATTATGTGCTCCGGTAATTACCGCTTCGCCTGGCTTTATAGGCGCCAGCGGTCTGCACTCTTCTTCTAATCCCGGTCCCGCAGCCCTGTGCAAAGCCCCGGCAACCCCTCCCCCAATTCTTAGCTGTGCATTTGCAGCATTTACCACTGCAGTCATATCCTTTTGTAAAGCAATATCCCCTATTAAACATTCTACAATTATTCCAGACACTATTTTTCTCATTATTATGCCTCCTGATTAGTGATAACATTATTTTTATTGCATATAATAATATTAAAATATTTTATTTTAGATAGCAAATCCGGCACATTATTTTTTAATAGAATTTTCATCACTTTTCTTATCTACAATTTTCTTGATTAATATTTTCATTATTCTGGGTAGAATAATGAAAAATGGTTTATTACAGAGATTATTTGCATTGAAATAAAATGAGCTTTAATGATAAACTTAGTTATATGCTTAAAATTCAATATAGATATTGTATAATTATTTTTAGTATTCCTGAAATATTTAAATGTCTGGGGATTTTTTAAATGAATCAGCTAATAATTATTTTATTCATCATTCTTATTTTAGCAGTTGTTTACATCTATCTTATAAAAGGCAGCAAAAGAAAGAGCAGGAAAAACTTATTATGGCAGGAATGCCGAAGACTATTACGTCTCCCTGATAATCTTGCTGACAAAACAATTAAAAGGCATATTGAACTATTAAAAGCACGTCATCCTAATCGCACAGAAGAATGGTATTTGGAAAAAATATTATATGATTTAGAAAGAGACCGACATTGACGTTAAACCCTTATTAACTTATATTTTTGTGAACCTAAGCCTAACTCTTCAGCATATTTCAATCCAACTTTCCAGTCAGTATCTATATGAACATGGGTAAATTTATCTTCTCCATCCTGGTAATCTCTTTCATGCAATACAGAATCCTTCACCATAGAAGCATTATTTACCAGATCAACACATGCACGGTCAAGAGCAACGGGATCAAAAGATGCAGCCATTCCAATATCAGGAGTAATGGCCATATCATTATAATCCAGACAATCACAAAATGGAGAAATATTCATTATAAAGCTGATATGGAAATGTGGTTTATCTTTTAATACAGCGAGAGCATATTCTACCATTTTCTCCTGTACTATTGCCCCTGAAGCATTAGAACCTACGACTGCAGCACTATATTGACATACTGCAACACATTGGCCGCAACCAATACATTTTTCATAGTTTATCTCAGCTTTTTTATCATTATTAAAACGAATCGCCCCCTGGGAACAATTCTTAATACAAACTCCACATCCTATACAATTTTTTATTTTTATTTTTGGTTTAGAAGTAGAATGCATTTCCATTTTCCCATTTCGGGAACCACTTCCCATACCAATATTTTTTAAGGTACCTCCAAAACCCGTCATTTCATGCCCTTTAAAATGCGTTAGAGATAATATAATATCTGTATCAGCAATTGCTGAAGCTATTTTTGGAGCTGGACAATGTTTTGTATTAATGATAATCTCGCGATATTCAGTCCCCTTCAATCCGTCTGCAATAATAACATCACAACCAACCCCAATACGGTTAAAGCCGTTTTCCATTGCTGTATTTAAATGATCAACAGCATTGGCTCTTTTTCCAAAATATAGCGTATTAGCGTCAGTTAAAAATGGCATTCCACCCTCACTCTTTACCAGTTTCACTATGCATGCCGCATAATTTGGTCGAATATAAGCAAGGTTACCGGCTTCTCCAAAATGTATCTTTAAAGCAACAAACTTTTTATTAAAGTTTATTTCCTTCATCCCTGCCTGTAACACTAATTTTTCTAACTTATCAAGTAAATTATTACCCGGGCTTGTTCTCAAATCAGTGAAATATACTTTTGGGTTCTCCATTTATTCACTCCTTTAAATCTATTTGATTGTACATCAAATATTAAACTTTTTTGCTTTAAATTTTAGGAATTTCATGCTCACATGGAACATTAACCTGACACTTCCCACATCCATATCTTGGCTTATATTTCTTTTTTATTATATCCAGAAATTCGGAACATATTACATGATCCTTCCCTTTTTCTAATGAAATTGCATTAGCGGGACATTGTTGTGCACAAATTCCGCATTTAGAACAATATTCTAAAATATTATTATAATTTCTAACTGTTGCTTCAACAAGTAAATCAGTAATTATACTTCCAAACCTTCCTGCTACACCTTTTTTAGTTATTAATCCTTTTGAAAGTCCAAAGGTACCAAGACCACAGATAAAAGCAACATGCCTTTCAGACCAGTTGCTGTTAAATTTTGGAATAGAGTATTCATAGTAGTTTTCCCCTGACCTATTATGATATTTTTCATCTAAAAATGGTACTACAGCCTTATAGCCCGCCTCTTCTAATGTTTGTTTTAACATTAAGCTCACTTTAAGTAAAAATTCATGTCCTTCAATTCGCCCATGGAGCCATCCTTCTGAAGGCCAACATCTGTCCCTGGTATTGCTTTTTCTGACAGACTCGGTAAAAGGGAGAAAAAAAGAGATTACAGTCTTGCCTCCAGGAAGCCATTTCTTTGGATTAATAAAATGCTTTCCTACAATTGACTGGTTTTCTAATAATTGAAAATAAGGATCATCAGTACTTCCAAATGCAAAAATTGGTTCATCGAATATTTTCATTCCTGCAACTGAAGTAGAAAGAGCAATATTTTTATTTACTCTATTATCTGTTGAATCCTCTACAAAAGAAGATGCTAATTTTATAATATATTCCTTATCCATTAGCTTTTTCTCCTAATCTTTTATCCCATATCCTCATACATTATTAAATACTTTTTTATTTTTTCTTAAAATGATATTTACTATATATAATATTATACTTGAGAAATTAGATATTACAAAGCAATCTGGTTTATTTTATAGAGTTGTTTAATAATTATACCTGGCAAGGATTTTGATTCAATCCTTGCCAGGTATAATTATTAAATCATTTTTAAACTATTTTGTTTTCCAATATAAAAGAGACTCAGGTTTTTCCGGTTGGGGCAAATCTGGTACCCCTGGTCCTTTAAAATCATCAGGATTCTCTTTAGGTATCGGGGGCCACAAATCAGCTGGAATTACCGGATGGTAATCAGTTCCAATTAATCTTTCTTCAAACTCTGTACGAACACTTTCTAATTTATCACTATCGGTTAACAAATCTAATGCAGTCCAGCCCAGTACTTTAGTTGCAAAGACTGCTCCCTTCCACCCTATAGACATACCATTTTGCTCCATCTTGGCCAAGCTATGTCCCGGAGAACCTACTGCCTCAGTGGCAGCATTAAAGGCAATAAGTGGAGCTATATAGCTTACATCTCCTGTATCAGCCGA
This genomic interval from Atribacterota bacterium contains the following:
- a CDS encoding PAS domain S-box protein; the protein is MEIKNKINKKQNGNLNKVLYNISKAANSAITLQEIYNIIYKELNTVIDANNLHIALLDKDKVFFAYFIDEKDTLDEQIDQFDVSGTLANYNIKYGKSLLVDYQQIVKFSDEGLIKISNIGTLTRETSWLGVPLKIEDDIIGSMAVVNYNIPGVYSKKDIRLMEFVSEQVATAIERKRNEESLRQSRLEFSHLFQYSPEALVYVDQSGYILDINFRFSELFGFTKEELLGKNIDQGFIHPAEMQEHAKKMTKMAANKPIKFESIRKKKDGSLFPALISASPLWFDENTRRIVCLYQDISNQKKIEETIRNNEEKFASLFRSNPLAAVYHDTKGIILDINPKFTELFGYTLNEIEGKNIDDINFYPHNKIDEGSSLTKKAQYSGLIKYETNRRKKDGTIIPVHISTSQVKINDELQGIIALYQDITEQKQNEKLNQVLYHISRAANSQIGLTELYSIIHRELNHVIDAKNFYIALLDTKSEQLNFVYAFDEKETNFSSEYLTYKNTLTGYLLKKGTSLILNYHDICDLIYKGDVKNPGEMTEDICWLSVPLKIKDKIIGSMTVQNYYNPESYKEKDIKLMEIVSDQVATAIIRKQDEEKIAYISFHDSLTGLYNRAYFEEELKRMNNTRYYPLSVIMIDVNGLKVVNDTFGHQQGDQLLKNLAYLMKDSSRQGDILSRLGGDEFAVILPNTTTSDTELFCKRLVNNCKKNNFSPAHLNPNISVGFAIQDGSLLDLEELVIKADKDMYQNKLFNAKSHEKHLLKSFIKILSERDHHGDKDFVNNTEVVATLIGKKIGLNNYDLNRLRLLALMHDIGKIGVSKQILSKTEKLTGEEWQKIKGHCQIGYHITKSIPEFSSICKEVLYHHENWDGSGYPTGLKGEKIPLLSRIISIIDSFNTMQSNRPYKRIMTKEESIEEIKKNSGSQFDPNLVSIFLDILKENSD
- a CDS encoding 4Fe-4S binding protein, with product MDKEYIIKLASSFVEDSTDNRVNKNIALSTSVAGMKIFDEPIFAFGSTDDPYFQLLENQSIVGKHFINPKKWLPGGKTVISFFLPFTESVRKSNTRDRCWPSEGWLHGRIEGHEFLLKVSLMLKQTLEEAGYKAVVPFLDEKYHNRSGENYYEYSIPKFNSNWSERHVAFICGLGTFGLSKGLITKKGVAGRFGSIITDLLVEATVRNYNNILEYCSKCGICAQQCPANAISLEKGKDHVICSEFLDIIKKKYKPRYGCGKCQVNVPCEHEIPKI
- a CDS encoding class II aldolase/adducin family protein; the protein is MVENNVLQKFVDYVKLTWDRKLTESTGGNMSIRIDDKIHITPTGFIKHFFSVEDIVITDMNGKQLAGRYRASSEIKMHLKIYKNRSDIESIFHAHPRNALICAINKIKINTHILPEAAFLLNKIAYLPYSQPGTEEFAQGFVNDVKGGCNTFVLENHGVTTCGKSIEAAFARLESLETCAYLSVMQELIDKKPNDIPLE
- a CDS encoding macro domain-containing protein, with protein sequence MRKIVSGIIVECLIGDIALQKDMTAVVNAANAQLRIGGGVAGALHRAAGPGLEEECRPLAPIKPGEAVITGAHNLPNSFVIHCLGPVYGIDKPEDVLLADCYKNSLMLAEDHHIESVAFPAISTGAFGFPLKDATEISFRTIKKMIPKLRHIKHIRFVLHDNTALSVYEQLLGKIIIE
- a CDS encoding DUF362 domain-containing protein: MENPKVYFTDLRTSPGNNLLDKLEKLVLQAGMKEINFNKKFVALKIHFGEAGNLAYIRPNYAACIVKLVKSEGGMPFLTDANTLYFGKRANAVDHLNTAMENGFNRIGVGCDVIIADGLKGTEYREIIINTKHCPAPKIASAIADTDIILSLTHFKGHEMTGFGGTLKNIGMGSGSRNGKMEMHSTSKPKIKIKNCIGCGVCIKNCSQGAIRFNNDKKAEINYEKCIGCGQCVAVCQYSAAVVGSNASGAIVQEKMVEYALAVLKDKPHFHISFIMNISPFCDCLDYNDMAITPDIGMAASFDPVALDRACVDLVNNASMVKDSVLHERDYQDGEDKFTHVHIDTDWKVGLKYAEELGLGSQKYKLIRV